Part of the Pirellulales bacterium genome, GAATGCGCCCGAAAGGTTCTGGTTCGCAGCCGATATCGGGTCAACTATCTCCTGCCAGGGCACCACGCCGATGAAAGCGATGTTCATCGTCATGTAAATGCCGGCGACCAGCACGATCGATAGCAACACCGACCGCGGAATGGTCTTCTCCGGAACTTTTACCTCTTCGCCCAAATGGCAGATGTTGTAATAGCCCAGGTAGTCGTACACGGCCACACTGCTCGCGGCGCCCAACCCCAACAAAAACTTCTTGTCGACATGAAACGCATCGGCTGGAAACGTGATCAGGCCGGCATCGAAGTGGCCGATTCCCAGCACGATGATCGTTCCCACGGCCGCCAATACGCCAACAGTAAGAAACGTCATCAGCCGTCCCAACGATTGAATGCGCTGGCAAAGAGCAAGGAATACCGCGATAACCATAAGCGTGGCCGGGATGCCAAACACGATGTCGCCGCGGAGGCCAAATCCCGCGAGCCAGTGCTGGCCGGTCGGCCACAGCGACAGCGCAAAACGAGATGCCGCGATGTATCCCGATGCCAACTCCAGCGTGCCGCTGGCCAGAAACTGCCAAATGAACAGGAACGGCAGAAACCGCCCCCAAGCGGAACCGCGAAAAATCTCGCGAAGATAGTGATAGGTCCCCCCGCTGCCCGGCAATGCCGCGCCAAGCTCGGCCCACACCAGCCCATCGCACATGACAATCAACATCGCGATGAGCCAGCCGAGCATGCATTGCGGCCCACCCATTGTCGCCAGGATGACCGGAATGGTAAAAAATGGTCCAGCACCCAGCATGTTCGCCACGTTGAGCGACGTGGCATGCGTAAACGTCAGTCCACGATCCAGGTGCGGTGGCGATTGGTTGGGCATGTCGTCGGATGTCGCGAGGGTTGATCGCCGCTCCGATGCGGTTTCGCCAGTATCGGGCGTCGGCGACTGACGGGCAAGTCGCATTTGTGATCGACAGGTGCAAGGCAACCGCGAATTTGAGGCGTCAAACTGTGATTGCAATTAAACCTCCCGTCGTGCAACTGGCCCTCGATTTCGCCACGATTGAAGAAGCGTTGGCGGTCGCCCGCATGGGCGTGGAGGCCGGTGTCGATTGGCTGGAAATCGGCACGCCGCTGATCGTGTCGCAGGGCCTCTCGCCGATTGGTGCGATGGTTCGCGCGTTTCCCGAATATCCGGTGCTCGCCGATTACAAAACGATGGACTCAGGCGGCAAGAACGTCCATCGCACCAAGGCCCATGGCGGCCATGTCATGACGGTGTGCGCCAACGCCCCCGATGAAACGATCAAGGCCGCAGTGGCAGCTTCTAAAGATACTGGCGTGATGGTCGTGGCCGATACAATCGGCGTTAAACAGCAGGCGGCCCGTGCTCGCCAGTGTGCCGATTGGGGCGTACACATGGTCTACCTGCATTACGGGGCCGATCAAAGGAACGCCGATGCTTTGCAAGATTCCGTACAATGGCTCGACGAAGTTCTGGAAGCGGTGAAGGTACCGGTCGGCGTCGGTACGTTTGGCATCGAGGATGCCGTTCGAGCCGTGGCCCGAGGCGCCGATCTCGTTGCTATCGGGCACCCGGTAATCAGCGGTCCGAACGCCGCAAACGATCTGAAAGAATTTGTCCGGGCGGTGCGCGAAAGCTACCGCCCTCGAACCGTCAAGTAGCTGTTCGCACGTGCACCGCGCGGGTACACTTGGCGTTTCTGGTTCGTGCCAATCATGGATTCGGAAATCTCGTCGGGTGGCTGGGGTCGAGCCGAAGGCGAGCCCCCAGTGCACCGGAGCATGCCCTATGTCGCTGGGGGCTCGGCGACGCCAGCCACCCCGAATTCAAATCGACGCACTACCCGGCATTGAACGAGTATTTCGTATACCGATTCCACCCCCACGCACAGCGATCCGCCGCCACGCGAGGAGTACCCCCTGTGACCAACTTCAAATTCTGTTTCAACACCAGCACCGTTCGGGGCCAGAAACTTTCCATTGTCGAGGAAATCGACATCGCCGCCCAAGCCGGTTATCAGGCCATCGAACCCTGGGTCAGCGAAATCCAGCGTTACCACGACCAGGGCGGTTCGTTGCCCGACCTCAAAAAACGGATTGCCGACCTCGGCCTCACCGTGGAAAGCGCCATCGGCTTTGCCGAATGGATCGTCGACGATGACGCCCGCCGTGCCAAAGCACTCGAACATGCCAGGCAAGAAATGGATCTCGTCCGCCAGATC contains:
- a CDS encoding APC family permease: MRLARQSPTPDTGETASERRSTLATSDDMPNQSPPHLDRGLTFTHATSLNVANMLGAGPFFTIPVILATMGGPQCMLGWLIAMLIVMCDGLVWAELGAALPGSGGTYHYLREIFRGSAWGRFLPFLFIWQFLASGTLELASGYIAASRFALSLWPTGQHWLAGFGLRGDIVFGIPATLMVIAVFLALCQRIQSLGRLMTFLTVGVLAAVGTIIVLGIGHFDAGLITFPADAFHVDKKFLLGLGAASSVAVYDYLGYYNICHLGEEVKVPEKTIPRSVLLSIVLVAGIYMTMNIAFIGVVPWQEIVDPISAANQNLSGAFMTKLCGEQAATLFTGLIIWTCLAGLLAMTLGYSRILYAAAKNGDFFSMFAALHPTRHFPWAALALLSGITAVLCYLPLKVVVPAAVVVRIVLVFIGQIFALHVLRSGGKQPMPFRMWLYPLPSLVALVGWVFLLA